The following coding sequences lie in one Bartonella sp. DGB1 genomic window:
- the parE gene encoding DNA topoisomerase IV subunit B has translation MKKKSTTSNDKIDLFSCLVNEHENKKTTAVKTDKSDNDYNASSIKILEGLEPVRLRPGMYIGGTDKKALHHLFAEVIDNAMDEAIAGHASKISVTLNADGSLTVSDNGRGIPIEPHPQMPNISTLEVIMTKLHAGGKFEGNAYETSGGLHGVGISVVNALSDFLTIEVARNKKLYRQNYSRGIPQTPLEEISTTKNKGTSITFHPDSQIFGSQKFDPHLLFEMSRSKAYLFGGIEITWQDNFSQPDDKSPPTKEVFLFSGGLKDYLLTRINPQKQITKDIFAGKIGKPGKHGYLEWAISWQIDDSFINSYCNTVPTREGGTHESGLRLALTKGLKAYGEFIGKKRANNITTEDILSSINVLLSVFVREPEFVGQTKDRLATVEAQKLVENSLRDPFDHWLAQSPTEANKLLDWILERVDERLKRRQEREVNRKTATKKLRLPGKLADCVQSATEGAEIFIVEGDSAGGSAKQARNRAFQAVLPLRGKILNVASASREKLLHNQQIQDLLQAIGVQTGSKYREEDLRYDKIIIMTDADVDGAHIASLLITFFYQEIPQVIEHGHLYLAVPPLFRLNQGGKIFYARDEEQKQEIIKNIFKGRGKIEINRFKGLGEMRADQLKQTTMAPENRNLLKIVIAENDKEITKQTIDNLMGTKPETRFKFIQENAAFANNIDI, from the coding sequence TTGAAAAAAAAATCTACAACGTCTAATGATAAGATTGATTTATTTTCATGCCTTGTTAACGAACATGAAAATAAGAAAACAACAGCTGTAAAAACAGACAAATCAGATAATGACTATAATGCCTCATCAATTAAAATATTAGAGGGTTTAGAGCCTGTTCGCTTGCGCCCTGGTATGTATATCGGCGGTACGGATAAAAAAGCACTGCATCATTTATTTGCAGAAGTGATTGACAATGCAATGGATGAAGCAATCGCAGGTCATGCCTCTAAAATATCCGTAACATTAAATGCTGATGGCTCATTAACAGTATCAGATAACGGTAGAGGTATCCCTATTGAGCCCCATCCTCAGATGCCTAATATTTCTACATTAGAAGTAATTATGACTAAATTACATGCTGGAGGTAAATTTGAAGGAAATGCCTATGAAACCTCTGGAGGTCTACATGGGGTTGGTATTTCTGTAGTTAATGCTTTATCAGATTTTCTTACTATAGAAGTAGCGAGAAATAAAAAATTATATCGACAAAATTATTCACGTGGTATTCCACAAACACCATTAGAAGAAATATCTACTACTAAAAACAAAGGGACTTCTATTACCTTCCATCCAGATAGTCAAATATTTGGCTCTCAGAAATTTGACCCTCATTTACTCTTTGAAATGTCGCGCTCGAAAGCTTATCTATTTGGTGGTATAGAAATTACTTGGCAAGATAACTTTTCACAACCAGATGACAAATCTCCTCCGACTAAAGAAGTTTTTCTATTTTCTGGTGGTTTAAAAGATTATCTACTTACAAGAATAAATCCACAAAAACAAATTACCAAAGATATATTTGCTGGTAAAATAGGCAAACCTGGTAAACATGGTTATCTAGAGTGGGCTATATCATGGCAAATAGATGATTCTTTTATTAATTCTTATTGTAATACGGTTCCTACCCGTGAAGGAGGAACACATGAATCTGGGCTACGTTTAGCGCTAACTAAAGGATTAAAAGCATACGGCGAGTTTATTGGTAAAAAAAGAGCAAATAATATCACAACCGAAGATATTTTATCTTCAATAAATGTATTATTATCTGTTTTTGTCAGAGAGCCGGAATTCGTTGGTCAAACAAAAGATCGTTTAGCTACTGTAGAAGCACAAAAGCTAGTAGAAAATTCTTTAAGAGATCCTTTTGATCATTGGCTAGCTCAATCACCTACCGAAGCGAATAAACTGTTAGATTGGATATTAGAACGAGTAGATGAAAGACTTAAAAGACGTCAAGAAAGAGAAGTTAATAGAAAAACAGCGACAAAAAAATTAAGACTTCCTGGCAAATTAGCTGATTGCGTACAATCTGCTACTGAAGGAGCTGAAATATTCATAGTAGAAGGTGATTCTGCAGGAGGATCAGCAAAACAAGCAAGAAATAGAGCTTTTCAAGCCGTTTTACCATTAAGAGGAAAAATTCTTAACGTAGCTAGTGCTAGCCGAGAAAAGCTGTTACATAATCAACAAATACAAGACCTCTTACAAGCGATTGGTGTTCAAACTGGTAGCAAATATCGTGAAGAGGATCTTAGATATGATAAAATTATAATTATGACCGATGCAGATGTAGACGGTGCACATATTGCCTCATTGTTAATTACCTTTTTTTATCAAGAAATTCCTCAAGTTATTGAACATGGTCATTTATATTTAGCTGTACCACCTTTATTTAGATTAAATCAAGGCGGAAAAATTTTCTATGCTCGTGATGAAGAACAAAAACAAGAAATTATTAAAAATATTTTTAAAGGACGTGGAAAAATTGAAATAAATCGCTTTAAAGGCTTAGGTGAAATGAGAGCAGATCAATTGAAACAAACTACCATGGCACCAGAAAATAGAAATTTATTAAAAATCGTAATAGCTGAAAATGATAAAGAAATCACCAAACAAACAATAGATAATTTAATGGGCACTAAACCAGAAACAAGATTTAAATTTATTCAAGAAAATGCAGCATTTGCAAATAACATTGACATCTAA
- the glyS gene encoding glycine--tRNA ligase subunit beta, with amino-acid sequence MSDLLVELYSEEIPASLQQDAACQLQKKLTDSLVEHGLSYQTAQIFYTPRRLTLFIHNLSNHTAKRIEEKKGPSTKAPKSAIDGFIRSNGLQSIEEATIKTDPKKGSYYCATITYPSQPAKEIIAQILPEIIKNFSWGKSMRWGSNSISLNSLKWIRPLRSILCILSDNDQSEIVNFKVEDIASDNLTYGHPFLGQSQAIAVNNFEEYQDNLAKQKVILDVNQRKNIIITDAKNIAFAKQLKIVEDQNLLDEIAGLVEYPVVFLGEFDPKFLTMPAEITRLTIKVHQKSFVTYQGDDINNLSNHFIIVANILPTDKGEKIITGNSKVVNARLSDALYFWQKDQEPLTNIENSTIIAERFNLDLSKPLDQRLAKLISLNVIFHSSLGTLGDRILRIIKMSSYIAPLLDADKNLVVRAAILCKADLQTEIVGEFPELQGIMGGKYAKLQGETDAVASAISDHYRPQGPNDYVPTSAVTASLSLADKIDILCSFWLINEKPTGSRDPFALRRAALGVIRILLTQKKYINLLPILRHSLSNIAKDLQLTKAPDIEKTADDLLKFIQERFKIILLSEGKKIDLIDALMLKENDDLYLIAGRIDELAKWLINNPNVKNSLYRIYNILNEQKLSNDLTLPNIDNFTHNAEKELYNKLLEVTKRINNLNKYDHLLILEALADLSPAIDNFFENIFINDPNPTIKNNRVILLQYIWNIAKSVADFSKIIK; translated from the coding sequence ATGTCAGATCTGCTCGTTGAACTCTATAGTGAAGAAATCCCGGCTTCTCTACAGCAAGATGCGGCTTGTCAATTACAAAAAAAATTGACAGATTCTTTAGTAGAACATGGCTTATCCTATCAAACTGCGCAAATTTTTTATACTCCACGTCGTCTGACATTATTTATTCATAATCTTTCTAATCATACTGCTAAGCGTATAGAAGAAAAAAAAGGCCCCTCAACCAAAGCTCCTAAATCAGCGATTGATGGTTTTATCCGTTCTAATGGTTTACAATCTATTGAAGAAGCTACTATAAAAACTGACCCTAAAAAAGGCAGCTATTATTGTGCTACAATTACCTATCCATCTCAACCAGCAAAAGAAATAATTGCACAAATATTACCTGAAATTATTAAAAATTTTTCTTGGGGCAAATCAATGCGCTGGGGCTCTAATTCTATATCACTAAATTCATTAAAATGGATTAGACCATTGCGATCTATTTTATGTATCTTAAGTGATAATGACCAGTCAGAGATAGTTAACTTTAAAGTTGAAGATATAGCCTCAGATAATCTTACTTACGGCCACCCGTTTTTGGGTCAATCTCAAGCAATTGCTGTCAATAATTTTGAAGAATATCAAGATAATTTAGCTAAACAAAAAGTAATTTTAGATGTAAATCAGCGTAAAAATATTATTATTACTGACGCCAAAAATATTGCTTTTGCTAAACAATTAAAAATTGTTGAAGATCAAAATTTATTAGATGAAATAGCAGGATTAGTAGAATATCCAGTTGTCTTTTTAGGAGAATTTGATCCTAAATTTTTAACCATGCCGGCTGAAATTACTAGATTAACAATAAAAGTTCATCAAAAATCCTTTGTTACCTATCAAGGTGATGATATTAATAATTTATCTAACCATTTTATTATTGTAGCAAATATTTTACCCACCGATAAAGGTGAAAAAATTATAACAGGTAATAGCAAAGTAGTTAATGCCCGTCTATCAGATGCATTATATTTTTGGCAAAAAGATCAAGAGCCTTTAACCAATATTGAAAATTCAACCATAATTGCAGAAAGATTTAATTTAGATCTTAGCAAACCCCTAGATCAACGATTAGCCAAATTAATCTCATTAAATGTTATCTTTCACTCTTCATTAGGCACATTAGGTGATAGAATTTTACGCATAATAAAAATGTCCTCTTATATAGCTCCATTACTAGATGCTGATAAAAACTTAGTTGTAAGAGCTGCTATTTTATGCAAAGCAGATCTACAAACTGAAATTGTAGGAGAATTCCCTGAGTTACAAGGTATAATGGGTGGTAAATATGCTAAACTACAAGGCGAAACAGATGCAGTAGCTTCCGCTATTAGTGATCATTATCGTCCTCAGGGTCCAAATGATTATGTACCTACTTCTGCTGTAACTGCAAGTTTATCATTGGCTGATAAAATAGATATTTTATGTAGTTTTTGGTTAATAAATGAAAAACCAACCGGTTCACGTGATCCATTTGCTCTAAGACGTGCAGCATTAGGAGTTATTAGAATATTATTAACTCAAAAGAAATATATTAACTTACTCCCTATCTTACGTCATTCCTTATCAAATATAGCAAAAGATCTTCAATTAACTAAAGCTCCAGATATTGAAAAAACCGCAGATGATTTATTAAAATTCATTCAAGAACGTTTTAAAATTATTTTACTAAGTGAAGGTAAAAAAATAGATCTAATAGATGCTTTAATGCTCAAAGAGAATGATGATCTATATTTAATAGCAGGTCGAATAGATGAATTAGCAAAATGGTTAATAAATAATCCAAACGTAAAAAATTCTCTCTATCGAATCTATAATATATTAAATGAACAAAAATTATCCAATGATTTAACCTTACCTAATATTGATAATTTTACTCATAATGCAGAAAAAGAATTATATAATAAGTTATTAGAGGTCACAAAAAGAATAAATAATTTAAATAAATATGATCATTTATTAATATTAGAAGCTTTAGCTGACTTATCTCCTGCTATTGATAATTTTTTTGAAAATATCTTCATTAATGATCCAAACCCGACCATAAAAAATAATCGTGTTATTTTATTACAATATATTTGGAATATTGCAAAAAGCGTAGCTGATTTTTCTAAAATTATAAAATAA
- a CDS encoding glycine--tRNA ligase subunit alpha: MSNITNLNPKKSFQDLILTLQNYWAMQGCAILQPYDMEVGAGTFHPATTLRALGSKPWNAAYVQPCRRPTDGRYGKNPNRLQHYYQFQVILKPSPPNLQELYLGSLKAIGLDFAVHDIRFVEDNWESPTLGAWGLGWECWCDGMEISQFTYFQQVCGIECTPVAGELTYGLERLAMYLQGVNNVYELNYNGRTDENRLSYGDIFLQAEEEFSLYNFELANIETLFSLFNQAEEECLNILKLGQNSTEMDEHKCVLPAYDQCIKASHIFNLLQARGAISVTQRQSYILKIRDLARKCGEAFLQTKAGGFKKNININ, from the coding sequence ATGTCTAATATCACCAATCTTAACCCTAAAAAATCCTTTCAAGATCTAATATTAACATTGCAAAATTACTGGGCAATGCAAGGATGTGCTATATTACAACCATATGATATGGAAGTAGGAGCCGGTACTTTCCATCCAGCTACCACTCTCAGAGCTCTTGGTTCCAAGCCCTGGAATGCTGCTTATGTACAACCGTGTAGACGACCTACAGACGGTAGATATGGCAAAAACCCTAATCGTTTACAACATTATTATCAATTTCAAGTTATCTTAAAACCATCACCGCCTAATTTACAAGAACTGTATCTTGGCTCCTTAAAAGCAATCGGCTTAGATTTTGCTGTACATGATATCAGATTTGTAGAAGATAACTGGGAAAGCCCTACCCTAGGTGCCTGGGGACTTGGTTGGGAATGCTGGTGTGATGGAATGGAAATATCTCAATTTACTTATTTTCAGCAAGTATGCGGTATTGAATGTACTCCTGTAGCCGGCGAACTTACCTATGGCTTAGAAAGATTAGCAATGTATCTTCAAGGTGTAAATAATGTTTATGAATTAAATTACAATGGTCGCACAGATGAGAATCGACTTAGTTACGGCGATATCTTTCTACAAGCTGAAGAAGAATTTTCACTTTATAATTTCGAATTAGCAAATATAGAAACTCTATTTTCTTTATTTAATCAAGCTGAAGAAGAATGTTTAAATATTTTAAAACTAGGTCAAAATTCGACAGAAATGGATGAACATAAATGTGTCTTACCTGCTTATGACCAATGTATAAAAGCAAGTCATATTTTTAATTTACTGCAAGCACGAGGCGCTATATCTGTTACACAGCGTCAAAGCTATATTTTAAAAATTAGAGACTTAGCACGAAAATGCGGTGAGGCTTTTTTACAAACTAAAGCTGGTGGTTTTAAAAAAAATATTAATATTAACTAA
- a CDS encoding MFS transporter yields the protein MYKKIYLFRILYFLPMALSKMLFPILWEMEGKLDLFSISYVTMACVGAFSFLYAKVIKKFGLAYSLAFGYILYAVGLILRAFPVDIYLAMTTGIVAGIGASAVGLVLSALMVNIDSEVRPKVILKIGNISAIVNMLGRTIAGFLVAGLAYFTIYNYQLAIILTGVITFSGCLFINKKEDIYKYNPKQKNKDKQNLSFIKNFKANKSLYLSLMSYVFISGIFFACFLPLIPIYLKNLDFSISAIGMIMSLAVVSALAAKNLYMYVSANDSIFAYMVFACLKAITISLLFYILGQQLAILYVACLLIYNMFSSIEGIIESILELKIAEENDSATIFGLIQSCYLSGDVLGGILMPIVYKYNIFVNYPILVGVIMLSCSLIFATCARVSKKSSESVSVTA from the coding sequence ATGTATAAAAAGATTTATTTATTTAGGATATTATATTTTTTACCTATGGCTCTTTCTAAAATGCTATTTCCTATCTTATGGGAAATGGAAGGTAAATTAGATTTATTTTCTATTTCTTATGTAACCATGGCGTGTGTTGGAGCATTTTCTTTCCTTTATGCAAAAGTTATTAAAAAATTTGGCTTAGCTTATTCTTTAGCCTTTGGTTATATTTTATATGCTGTGGGGCTTATTTTACGAGCATTTCCAGTGGATATATATTTAGCAATGACTACAGGTATAGTTGCTGGTATAGGAGCAAGTGCTGTAGGATTAGTTTTAAGTGCTTTAATGGTAAATATTGATTCTGAAGTAAGACCTAAGGTCATTTTGAAAATAGGGAACATTAGTGCAATAGTTAATATGTTAGGCCGCACTATTGCCGGTTTTTTAGTTGCTGGTTTGGCTTATTTTACTATATATAATTATCAATTAGCTATTATATTGACCGGTGTTATAACTTTTTCTGGTTGTTTATTCATTAATAAGAAAGAAGATATTTATAAATATAATCCTAAGCAGAAGAATAAGGATAAACAAAATTTAAGTTTTATTAAGAATTTTAAAGCTAATAAATCTCTTTATTTATCGTTAATGTCTTATGTTTTTATATCAGGAATATTTTTTGCATGTTTTTTGCCATTGATACCTATCTATCTGAAAAATTTAGATTTTTCTATTTCTGCAATAGGTATGATTATGTCGTTAGCTGTAGTTAGTGCTCTAGCCGCTAAAAATCTTTATATGTATGTTTCTGCTAATGATTCTATTTTTGCATATATGGTTTTTGCTTGTTTAAAAGCTATTACTATATCCTTATTATTTTATATTTTAGGACAGCAGTTAGCTATATTATATGTAGCTTGTTTGTTAATTTATAACATGTTTAGTTCTATTGAAGGAATTATAGAATCTATATTAGAACTTAAAATAGCTGAGGAAAATGATAGTGCTACAATATTTGGTTTGATTCAAAGTTGTTATTTATCAGGTGATGTTTTGGGTGGAATACTTATGCCGATAGTCTATAAATATAATATATTTGTTAATTACCCTATATTGGTGGGAGTTATTATGCTCAGCTGCTCATTGATCTTTGCTACATGTGCTAGGGTAAGTAAAAAGTCTTCTGAGTCTGTTTCTGTTACTGCTTAG
- the recJ gene encoding single-stranded-DNA-specific exonuclease RecJ: MQNIKDKSNSIGGYIWQEILDQQKINYALSISQKKNIPEIIARILVARGVTEAEVEDFLDPKIKNTLPDPLTLKDMDRCGEILVNAILSKQKIAIFGDYDVDGVCSSSILSKFLENFAIEHEVYIPDRMYEGYGANETALTELINKGYKLIILVDCGSGNIDLLRDVQKLNDIKIIVLDHHQIIDDLPDDLVVVNPNRIDDFSGLGNLCAAGVVFMVLVHISRLLRNSTNTNLPNLLELLDLVALATICDVMTLVGLNRSFVVSGLKIMHKLHNKGIAALAKVARIGEPLNIYHCGFLLGPRINAGGRLRDAAQAVKLLTSNDKNIVEDIAEKLDKLNFQRQSIQNLMIEQALVELDCMENKDSQNSCVIYNESWHIGLIGLVASRLKDKLFLPTIVIAPKNDGSAVGSGRSIAGFDLGKVIKEAVNLKLLEKGGGHAMAAGLTIKPEKIAEFRNWFEEKAAKIIPNLKSNRLLKIDAALSASGANVNLVKMIEQAGPYGTGHPKPLFLFASHKLANIHVISNDHLILMIEDGFKKKLKIMAFNSLADDIKKFLLANEGSYLDFICNLSINNYQFKENVIGFLVDVRTAN; the protein is encoded by the coding sequence ATGCAAAATATTAAAGATAAAAGTAATTCTATAGGAGGATATATTTGGCAAGAGATTCTTGATCAACAAAAGATTAATTATGCTCTTTCCATTAGCCAGAAAAAAAATATACCAGAAATTATTGCTCGAATTCTGGTCGCTCGTGGCGTAACTGAAGCAGAAGTAGAAGATTTTTTAGATCCTAAAATAAAAAATACTTTACCAGATCCTTTAACTTTAAAAGATATGGATCGCTGTGGTGAAATATTGGTTAATGCTATTTTATCAAAACAGAAAATCGCTATATTTGGTGATTATGATGTGGATGGAGTTTGTTCATCTTCTATATTATCAAAATTCTTAGAAAATTTTGCTATAGAGCATGAAGTATATATACCTGATCGAATGTATGAGGGGTATGGCGCTAATGAAACAGCTTTAACAGAATTAATAAATAAAGGTTATAAGTTAATTATATTAGTAGATTGCGGTTCAGGAAATATTGATTTATTACGTGATGTACAAAAGTTGAACGATATTAAGATTATTGTATTAGATCATCATCAAATAATTGATGATTTGCCTGATGATCTTGTTGTAGTAAATCCTAACCGTATAGATGATTTTTCTGGGTTAGGTAATTTATGTGCTGCAGGCGTAGTTTTTATGGTTTTAGTGCATATATCGCGCTTGTTACGCAATAGTACTAATACAAATTTACCTAATTTATTGGAATTATTAGATTTAGTTGCTTTAGCGACTATTTGTGATGTGATGACTTTAGTTGGTTTAAATCGTAGCTTTGTGGTTAGCGGGCTAAAAATTATGCATAAACTACATAATAAAGGAATCGCTGCATTAGCTAAAGTAGCAAGAATAGGAGAGCCTTTAAATATTTATCATTGTGGTTTTTTATTAGGTCCTCGTATTAATGCTGGTGGAAGATTACGAGATGCGGCTCAAGCAGTTAAATTATTAACTAGCAATGATAAAAATATAGTAGAAGATATTGCTGAAAAATTAGATAAATTAAATTTTCAACGTCAATCTATACAAAATTTAATGATCGAACAAGCTTTAGTAGAGTTAGATTGTATGGAGAATAAAGATTCACAGAATTCCTGTGTGATTTATAATGAAAGTTGGCATATAGGTTTGATAGGCTTAGTTGCTTCTCGGCTCAAGGATAAATTATTTTTACCTACAATTGTTATTGCACCAAAAAACGATGGTTCCGCAGTTGGATCTGGTAGATCTATTGCAGGATTTGATCTAGGTAAGGTAATTAAAGAGGCGGTAAATTTAAAACTTTTAGAAAAAGGGGGCGGTCATGCTATGGCAGCTGGTTTAACAATTAAACCAGAAAAAATAGCTGAATTCCGTAATTGGTTTGAAGAAAAAGCAGCTAAGATTATTCCTAATCTTAAATCTAATCGTTTGTTAAAAATAGATGCAGCTTTAAGTGCTTCAGGGGCGAATGTGAACTTAGTGAAAATGATAGAACAGGCTGGACCATATGGAACTGGGCACCCTAAGCCTTTATTTTTATTTGCATCGCATAAATTAGCTAATATACATGTAATTTCTAATGATCATTTAATCTTAATGATAGAGGATGGTTTTAAAAAGAAATTAAAGATAATGGCTTTTAATTCTTTAGCGGATGATATAAAAAAATTTTTATTAGCTAACGAAGGTAGTTATTTAGATTTTATTTGTAATTTATCGATTAATAATTATCAATTTAAAGAAAATGTAATAGGTTTTCTAGTGGATGTTCGCACTGCTAATTAA
- the glpX gene encoding class II fructose-bisphosphatase yields MSHNSSTSLSRNLIIDLAYVTEQAAIAAVGMCGKGDEKAADQVAVDAMRNALNQLDIDGTIVIGEGERDEAPMLYIGEKVGTTKGIAVDIALDPLEGTTICAKDMPNSLAVVAVAKKGNLLYAPDVYMEKIAIGAGYPKNIVSLNNSPTENILALAKAKGVAPAQIMACVMDRPRHENIINEIRATGAGVRLIGDGDVAAVIHTATAESTIDIYMGIGGAPEGVLAAAALRCLGGQMEARLILDTDEKIARAAQMGIKDPNKIYQADELAKGDDVIFSATGVTDGNMLSGVKICDNYIKTHTLVMRSATKTIQFIETKYPNNK; encoded by the coding sequence ATGTCACATAATTCATCAACTTCTCTTTCAAGGAACTTAATTATTGATTTGGCTTATGTCACTGAACAAGCGGCTATTGCAGCTGTTGGAATGTGTGGTAAAGGTGATGAAAAAGCAGCCGATCAAGTTGCTGTAGATGCAATGCGTAATGCTTTAAATCAGTTGGATATTGACGGTACAATAGTAATTGGTGAAGGGGAAAGAGATGAAGCTCCAATGTTATATATTGGAGAGAAAGTAGGAACTACTAAAGGCATTGCGGTTGATATTGCTTTAGATCCTCTTGAGGGCACTACAATATGTGCTAAAGATATGCCAAATTCCTTAGCTGTGGTAGCTGTAGCTAAAAAAGGAAATTTATTATATGCTCCAGATGTATATATGGAAAAAATAGCTATTGGTGCAGGATATCCAAAAAATATTGTTAGCCTTAATAATAGTCCAACAGAAAATATTCTTGCTTTAGCTAAGGCAAAAGGCGTCGCACCAGCACAAATTATGGCTTGTGTGATGGATAGACCAAGACATGAAAATATCATAAATGAAATAAGGGCTACTGGAGCAGGGGTAAGATTAATAGGGGATGGTGATGTTGCTGCAGTAATACATACAGCGACAGCAGAATCTACTATTGATATATATATGGGCATAGGCGGAGCTCCAGAAGGTGTTCTAGCGGCTGCTGCTTTACGTTGTTTAGGTGGGCAAATGGAAGCTAGATTAATTTTAGATACTGATGAAAAAATTGCTAGGGCTGCTCAAATGGGAATTAAAGATCCTAATAAGATATATCAAGCAGACGAATTAGCTAAAGGTGATGATGTTATATTTTCTGCTACCGGTGTAACGGATGGAAATATGTTATCCGGGGTAAAAATTTGTGATAACTACATAAAGACTCATACACTAGTCATGCGTTCAGCTACGAAAACTATTCAATTTATAGAAACTAAATATCCAAATAATAAATAG
- the lipB gene encoding lipoyl(octanoyl) transferase LipB has protein sequence MSHLIATKRTNLIDTKELSGFFPKTNNTIEWKISDQLVDYHEAVEIMEERVLSIQQGKACELIWLLEHPPLYSAGTSAKNDDLLLKDKFPVYYSGRGGEFTYHGPGQRIVYILLDLKNRQTDIRLFIAYLEKWIINSLADFNIKGETREDRVGVWVTRTDKPPLANNKVREDKIAAIGVRVKKWVTMHGFAININPNLSHYTGIIPCGISEYGITSFEDLGYLTDLNDVDLSLKKNFIRLFTHKNNLII, from the coding sequence ATGTCACATCTTATTGCTACTAAACGAACTAATCTTATTGATACTAAAGAGCTATCTGGTTTTTTTCCAAAGACTAATAATACGATAGAATGGAAAATTTCTGATCAATTAGTTGATTACCACGAAGCTGTCGAAATAATGGAAGAAAGAGTCTTATCTATACAACAAGGAAAAGCTTGTGAACTTATCTGGCTTTTAGAACATCCACCATTATATAGTGCTGGTACCAGCGCTAAAAATGATGACCTATTATTAAAAGATAAATTTCCAGTATATTATTCTGGACGCGGCGGTGAATTTACTTATCATGGACCTGGTCAACGAATTGTATATATATTATTAGATCTAAAAAACAGACAAACAGATATTAGATTATTCATCGCTTATTTAGAAAAATGGATAATTAATAGTCTAGCCGATTTTAATATAAAGGGTGAAACAAGAGAAGATAGAGTTGGTGTGTGGGTTACTCGCACTGATAAACCACCTTTAGCTAATAATAAAGTTAGAGAAGATAAAATAGCGGCTATAGGAGTTAGAGTAAAAAAATGGGTTACTATGCATGGTTTTGCTATTAATATTAATCCTAATTTAAGTCACTATACAGGTATTATTCCTTGTGGTATATCTGAATATGGTATAACCTCTTTTGAAGATTTAGGTTATCTTACTGATTTAAATGATGTTGATTTATCACTTAAAAAAAACTTTATCCGTCTTTTTACGCATAAAAATAACCTTATAATATAA